CGATCTACAACTGGGCACTCCCGATGGGCTCGCGGCTGTACTCCCGCTGGGAGGTCGGCCGCCTGCTCGACGAAGTTGGGCTGGATCTCGTCTCCGACGACCACGACTTCGTCCTCCCCTACGGCTTCTATCGGCAGATCCCCAACCGGACGGCCTCGACGTTCCGCAAGATCGACACCGCGCTCGGCGGGCTGCCGCTCGGTGGTCGGCTCGCCTCGGTTTCGTACTGGACCTGCCACGTTTGAATTCTCGGTCAGTTCGTGTTTCTCGGAGACCGCGGAGACACAACACTAACGTCACGGGCCGCCAACACCGTTTTTAATGACGGATCTCGCCGATCTGGTCGACCGCTCGCTCGCCCCCTCGACCCGCCGGGAGTTCGACGAGCGCGTCGACGAGCAGGCCGCGTTTCTGGAGGGGGAGTTCGCCGACGGCGCACTGGACAACGACGCGTTCGCGATCGGGCTGGAGATGGAAGTCTACGCCGTCGCCGGCGAGGCGACGGACGCCGCCAAGGATGCAGGCGGCGCGACGGCACCGTGTTCGTCCTGTCGGCTCCACCAGATCCCGGGCAGCGTCTTCGAGGATACCGACGCTGTCAGCAAGGAACTGGGCTTGCACAACGCCGAGATCAACACCGACCCCAACGTCTTCGACGACGCCGGCCTGGCCGCCCAGGCGACTGCCATCGAGATGGAGACCGAGAAGGCCCACGCCGCCGCCGGGGCCGAAGGCTGTGCGCTCGTGCTGGACGCGATGTGGACCGTCCCGCCCGACTCGGGATCGGTCGAATACCTCTCGGCCACGACGGACGTCGAGGGCGTCCAACTGGCCTCGAACATGCGCAGCGATCCCCGCTACGTCGCCATCGACAACGACATCGTCGAGCGCGCGGGCGGCCAGATCGACTTTTCGGTGCCGGGCGCGGACATCGCCTTCCCGTCGATCCTCTTCGAGTCGCTGGCGACGTCGATCCAACCCCACCTCCAGATCCCAGAGACGGCGAGCTTTCCGACCTACTACAACACCGCCATTCGGACGCTCGGCCCGCTGCTCGCGCTGGCGACGAACTCGCCGTTTCTGCCCGCCGACGTCTACGGCGACGTCGAGGATCCCGGATCCCTCGTCGAGGACACGCACCACGAACTCCGGATCGCCGTCTTCGAGCAGTCGGTCAACGAGACCGCGAACCCGAAAGTGCGGGTGCCGGTCGACATCGACGACGTGACGGACGTGGTCGACCGCGTGGTCGCAGACGACGTGATCGCCCCGTTCCTCCGGGAGTGGATCGCCGAGGAGCCGCCGACGGCATACACCGACGACTACTGGGAGTTCGAGCACAAGCGCGGGACCTACTGGCGCTGGCTCCGCTGTGTCGTCGGCGGCGACCCCGTCGAGGGCGCCGGCGACGAGCGCTCCGTTCGGATCGAGTACCGGCCGCTGCCCACTCAGCCCACCGTCGACGACGTCGTGGGGCTGCAGGCGCTGACCGTCGGGCTGATCCGTGGACTCGTCGTGGCCGATCATCCCCTCGCCGAGCTGGAGTGGGGCGCCGCCGAGCGCTGCTTCTACGACGTCGCCCGCAACGGGCTGGAGGCTGACCTGGCGTGGATCGATGCGGATGGCGAGCGCACCAGCGACCCCGACGAGATCTTCGCCGAGGTCTTCGAGTACGCCGAACGCGGGCTCGACGTGCAGGGGATCGACGACCCCGACGAGTACCTGGATCCCATCCGCGCACGCTGGAAAGCCGAGATGGCTCCGAGTGACTGGAAGAAGGCGCGGGTTCGGGAGTCGCTTGCGGACGGTGCGGATCTGGAGACCGCGATCACGGAGATGCAACGGGACTATATCGCCAAGAGTCGCGAGACTGAGTCCTTCGTCGAGTGGCTCTAGGACGCTGTTTCTCTCGCTCTTTCGCTGAAAGACGATGCTGGCGCGCGCTGGCGAGACTTCACGTCGAGCCGAAACTGCGCGAGGGATGAGCGAGTGACTGAAAGGAACGAGCGAATCGGCTGGGGAGGGTGTGGATGAATTCGGGTGGGACTGAGCCGAACGGTGTGAGGCGAAGGTCGAAAGACGAACGGAATGAGTCTTTCGGGACTGAAAGGGGCGACAGGCTCGGAGAGTGAGGCGAAGTAAGCACTGAGCGAACGAAGTGAGCGAAGCGCACAGCGAGCCGCAACCTCCGAGCCTGTCGGGGCTTTCTACGACTGCTTCACGGTGACCGCAACACCCAGAAAGCCCCCCGGACGCTACAGTCCCGCGACTCGCTGCGGTCCTCGCCTCACTCCGTTCGGCTGTGGTCCTTACGTCGTCGAGGTTCCTGTAGCGTCCGGCCCCTTTCAGACCCACCCACGGGACAGCAACCGCACCACATCCTCCCCAGCCGATTCGCTCGTTCCCTACGGTCGCTCGCTCATCCCTCGCGTGCGTTCGTCGCGGTACGGGGACCGCGACAGCACGCGCCAGAATCTCTCTTCACTGTTCACGAACACCGGTACCGGGACGATCGAGATCAGCAAGATTTGGCCGACCATCCACGAACGGCACACCCACGAAAGGATCCTCGGCGAGCAACAGCGAGCCGTCGAGATCCGCGTAGTCGGCGAGCGGCGAGCAATGCACGGCGGCCGCGAGCGAGGCGTTCGATTCGACCATACACCCGACCATGGTCTCCAGACCGTGCGCAGTCGCGGTTTCGAGCTGTCGCCGGAGCGCCCACGGACTCCCGCACTTGGCGATCTTGCCCACGACGATGTCGCACGTCCCGGCCACTCCCGGCACGTCCCCCGCGTCGACACAGCTCTCGTCGGCTGCGACCGGGATCGCACCGCGCTCGTGGACTTCCCGAAGCCCTTCCAAATTCCCGCCGGGCACGGGTTGTTCGAGGAACTCGACACCGAGGTCGGCCAGCCACCCACTCACCTCGACCGCCGTCTCGACGTCGTACCCGCCGTTGGCGTCGACCCGGATCGTCGCCTCGGGCACGGCCTCGCGCACGGCGGCCACGCGCTCGCGATCCGCCTCGGAATCGGTCCCGATCTTCAGTTTCAGGATCTTGAACCCCGAATCGACGCGATCGCGCGCCCGCTCGGCCATCGTTTCTGGAACTTCGACCCCCATCGAGTACGAGGTCACGGGCACCGCGTCGGGATCGAGTCCCCACTGCCGGTAAAGCGGAACCCCCAGTCGCGTACCAGCGAGATCCGCCAGCGCCGTCGTCGCCGCACTCTTCGCAGCTGTGTTTCCTTTGACGGTATTTTCGAGTCGCCGTTCGACGCGCTGGGCGGCGTGAGGATCGTCGACGTCTTCGACGACGGCCAGCAGATCGGGCAATATCTCGACGACTGTCTCGGCGGTCTCACCGTAGTACCGCGAAGGTGCGGCCGCACCGATCCCCTCGTTCTCACCGTCGCTGACCCGCACGACGACCGTCTCGGCGATTTGGGTCGTCTCCCGAGAGATCCGGAAGGTCTCGGCGAGGGGGAGTTCGTAGCGTTCGAACTCGGTTTCGAGGGTCATACCAGCGTGTCGAGCACCGCCGAAGCCTCGAAGCGGATAGGGTCGGTCGCCGGCGCGTCGATGGCCTCGGCGTAAGATTCGATGGCCTCCCGAGCCTGCTGGTCGTCGTCGATCCCCGACGTGTTCAACATTCCCGCGGCGACCGCACTCTCGGCCACCGGATCGGCGAAACGCTCGTACAGCGCGGCGTACTCCTCGGCCGGCGGGAGCGAGAACGACTCGTAGCCGTGGACGGCCTGCCGGCCGGCTTCGTGACAGAGGACCAGCTTCTCGGGCATCGAGCCGTGGACGATTCCGGCTGTGACGGCGGAGTATGCGGGATGGGCGAGCGCGCCCTGGCCCTCGACGAAGACCACGTCGTGATCCCCAACCGCCTGGACCATCCGCTCGACCGCACCAGCAGTGAAGTCGCTGATCGTCCGGTCGACGGCGATCCCCCAGCCCTCGATCAGGATCCCAGTCTGCCCAGTCGGGACGACCGCGGCGTCCAGCCCCTCCTCGCGTGCGGCCTCGCGCAACTCCATCGCCGCGGTCATCTTTCCCGTCGAGCAGTCCGTCCCGACTGCGAGGACGACCGTCGCGTCGACCTCGCGGGCCCGGGCCTCGCTGACGGTCAGATCGTCGGGCGGGTCGCGAACGTCGACCAGTTCGCAGTCGTGTTCGGCAGCCAGCCTCGCGAACTCCTCGTCCTCGTTGAGCTGGTAGTGCAGTCCCGCGTAGACGTCACAGCCGCGTTCGAGCGCGCCCCGGACGTCCGGCCGCCAGGACGCCTCGAAGCCACCGCCGATCGGTGCGATCCCAACGATCAGGGCGTCGAACTCGGGTGCGTCCTCGACGCCGGCGACGATCGGCGCGTTGGGAATTCGGGGCTCGTCGAGATACTCACGGATCGAGTCACCAGCGCGGTCGCGGTCGAGGACGGCGACGACCTCCTGGTCGCCGTAGCGGAGAACGCCGACGGCGGTCTTCGCGCGCTCGGGAAATTGCTCGTGGGCGAGGATGGCGACGCGCATACCGGACCCTCGGCGTCTGCGGGCAAAAAGCTTCGAATCACTGCCAGCCTCTCTCACCTCGGGGCAAACTACTTTCCTGCCCGTCGAAAACGAGTGGCTATGCCGTTCCCGAACTTCGAGGGGAAACACGACGCCCAGTCTGTCTTCACCCCCGAAGACCTGCTCGCTGGGGTCGAGGAGACGCTTCCGCCGGCGCTGGTCGTCTGCTATCAGGACGCCTTCTTCCGGGAGGTCGTCGAGACCTACACCGACGGGAACACGATCTCGGACGTCGGCATGGGCGATATCTACCGCGTGAACGACGACGTGGCCGTCATGGGCAACTTCGGTATCGGTGGACCGGCGACCGCGGGACTGGTCGAAGAGAAATCCGAACTCGGCGTCGAGGCGTTCTGCATCCTCGGTGGTGCCGGCTGTCTCGACCCGTCGATCACGCCCGACCAGCCCGTGGTCGCCACGCGAGCCATCCGGGACGAGGGAGCCTCCTATCACTACCAGCCGCCGGAGGCCCCCGCCGAACCGAGCCCGGCGCTCGTCGACTCTCTCAATTCCGAACTCGGCGCGGCGGGCCACCAGGTCGTCACCGGCTCTACCTGGACGACCGACGCGTTCTTCCGTGAGACCGTCCCGGAAGTCGAACACTACACCGAGCAGGGCGTCCTGACCGTCGAGATGGAAGCGGCGACGCTGTTTTCGGTCGCGGAGTACGTCGGCGTCGACGCCGCCGCGGTGTTCGCCATCGGCGACTACGTGACGGCAGACGATCGAACCGTCCCCGAGGCGAGTCTCGGACTCCTGCCCGAGTTGTTCGAGCCGGTCGTCGGGACGCTTTCGGCCAGCGTTCGGTGAGGTGCTTCAGGGCGCTCTCGGCCTGTGTCCGGGACGGAGATTAGATCCCGTACAGCGTGACGGTCCAAAACGAGTCGAAAGCGCTGTCGAGGGCCGCCTCTGGCTCGCCGGTGGCGTCGACAGCGGCGGTCGCGTCGGCTTCACGCGAGACTTCGTGCAGGACGCTCGACTCGCCGACGACGAACAGCGGCGCGTCTTCGGGACGTTCCTCCAGGGCCGCCCGACAGCGCTCCAGATGAGAGTCGATCTGACCCTCGCGGATGCGCTCGAACCGCGACTGTGAGAACCCGCCCTTGGAGTGTTTGCTCTTGAGGTCGCTGTCGAAGCCGTGGAAGGCTGTCTGTTCGCCACCCTCGTAGACGCCCATCGCGAACAGGTCCGAGCGGACGAGTGCGAGCGTGTATTCGCCCGTGGGTTCGAGCCACGACCGCTGGAGTTCGACGCCGTCGCTCCACGTGCTGAAGGCCTCGGGTGAGTTCGGCAGGTCGAACGCCGCCGAGACGAGCCCGGCGTCGTCGGCGACCGCCAGACAGGGAGCGGCCCGCGAGACCAGTGTCGCCCGTTCGCCGAAGGCCTCTCTGACTGGCTGTGGGATCTCCCGGCCGTCGGTGAGCACGGCCGTCAAGACGCTCTCGGGCCCACTGTCGATCGATTCGAGGCGATCGAGGATCCGCGAGAGACGGACGCCGGAGACCTCCTCGCGGCGGCGATAGTCGAGGGTATGTTCCTCGCCCTGGAGGCGTTCGACGCGGTCCTCGAGTTGGGTGATCCGGTCTTCGAGTTCGTTCACGCGGCGCTCGGCGTCCTGTCTGTCCGTCACGGCCTCCTTGCGACGGCGCTGTTCGGCTTCCAACTGTTCTTCGAGCGACTGTTTCTCGGCTTCGAGCGTCTCGATCCGCTCTTTGAGGGCGGCGCGGCCGAGCAACTCGTCGAGCATGAGCGAACCCGCGTCGCGGAGGGGCTTAAATCCCGGTCTGACCGGGCACCGACGCTTCGATATCGAGCAACTGGACGGCCCGGTCGGCTTTCGCCAGGAACACCTCCCGGAGGGCGGGCGGGTTGCGGATGCGCGAGTCTGCGTCGACGATCTCCGGCGGAACGGCCAGCGTGTCGGCCGGCACACCCCCCTCACCGTGGACGGGGAAGTGACGCGTCCCCAGTTTCATTACCAGCGGGAGATCTGTCCGTGATACCCCTGTCTCTTCGGCGTACAACTGCGTGGAGACCTGTTCGTACTGCTCGCGACACATCGCTGGTGAGCCCTCGTCCTGTGGCTCGACGTACAACCGCCCGAGGTAGTACCCCCGGGAGAACTGTTCGAACATACTGTGCGTGTGGATGTCTCACACGACGACTGATAAGTGTTCCGCGCAACGTTTGTGTCGGCGGACAATTCCAGCAGTGACTGACCCCGCCGACGAAGAAGAACACGGTCATACATTGAGAGCGAGATTTAAACGCTGATTCGCGATCTAGGCTCGTCTCGACAGGATTTGAACGGTTCGAACGAAAGTTCGGGTTTTTATTGGGGAGGGAAGTAGTGTGTGGTACGATGGGTGCCCGGCAGCGAGTCACGATCCTGGCGGTGGTGCTGGTAGCGGTCGCCGGGATGGTCGCACCGGCGATCGCTGCACAGGAGACTGCGCCGCCAGGCCCCGATCCGGTAGAACCGACGTCGGATGCTCCACTCACAGACGCTTTCGTAGTCGAGACGACCACGAACGAGACGACCGACCAGGCGACAAACGAGAGCGAAAACGAGACCGCGCCGCTGGGGAGCCAGATCAGCGCGTTCATGCAGTCGTCCTCGGTGACGGCCGACGAGAGCGTCGAGAGTGGGATGTGGCAGGCCCGGTTCGAGACGGCCAATCAATCGAACCAGTCGACGATGATCGATCGACGGACGGGAGTTCTGGAGACGCGATTGGATGAGCTACGAGGCGAGCTGACGACGCTGAACACTTCGGAGACGCCCGGACTGACCGACGTCAGTCACGCGGGCCGGGTGGCCTCGTTGACGGCTCGGATCAACGCGCTCGAATCGACGCTCAACCAAACGTCCACTGTCGCGGCCGAGGCTGGGGTCAACCATACCAGACTCGACCGACTCAGGGAGAACGCCTCGGCGCTGAACGGCCGAGCAGTCTCGGAGATCGCTCGTGGCCTCACTGTCGTCGAGAATCCAGGCCGTGGCCCGCCCGAAGATCGGGGGCCACCGGGCGATCGAAACCCCGGGAACGGCGAGGGGCCGGGAAACGACCAGGGCCCGCCAGCGAACGGTAACGAGTCCGAAAGCGGTGACGACCCACCCGCTGAGCCAGGGCCGCCTGCTGAACCCGGGCCACCGAAGGAAGACGAACCAGGAAACGGGCAAGATCCGTCGAGCGGCAACGGGCCACCACACGACGCAGACGAGAAGGATGCAGGGAGCGAGGGATCAGGCCCACCCGGGACCGTCTCCGGGCCCTAGAACGAGGTCACGGGAGTCCGCTCGTGATAATGCTGACATCCAGACGCTATTCGCTATCCAACGTCAGTTCCGTCCCCGCCCCCGATATCGTTATATACGAAGAGCAGTTACGTTAGGTAAATGGACTCCGCCGAACTGCTGGACCTCCTCGGGAACGCCAACCGGCGGCGGATCCTCCGACTGCTGGCTCGCAAGCCGTGTTACGTCACGGAGATTAGCGAGTACCTGGGCGTGAGTCCCAAGGCCGTCATCGACCACCTGCGAAAACTCGAATCCGCGGGGCTGATCGAGAGTCGCGTCGACGAACAGCGCCGGAAGTATTTCTATATCTCGCGCGGGTTCCGTCTGGAGGTGGCAGTGTCGCCCTATGACTTCGGGACAAAGAGCGCCTACCCCGCGAGTTCGGGACTGGACCTGACGAGCTGTCGACACCTCTCGATCGACGTCGAACCGACCGAAACGTCGGATCTGTCCGCACTGGCGGCCGACCTCAGGCGGTTCGAACGACTTCGAAACGAACTGTCGCTGGCCCAGCGGTGGGTGCAGGGTCGGCTGACCGACGTCATGGAACAACTCGGCGAGGCAGTCGACGACGGCGATTCCCGTCTGACGGTCGAAATCCTGCTCGAACTGGCCGACGGAAGCGCGAGCGCACAGGCGCTGAGCCGCCGGGTCGACGCGCCGCCGCCGCTGGTCGAGGAACTGTTGCGATTGCTCGCCTCGCGTGGCGTCGTCGAGCGGCAGGACGACGAGTGGGCGCTGGCAGACGTCTAGATCTCTTTGGTCAGCCCCGAGCGGAAGTCCCGCCCGAAGTAGTAGCCAGCGACGCCAGCGAGGGCGCTCGCGCCGGCGCCGAGTGCGATCATCGGAGCGCCGACACCGAGTAATGTCAGCGTCAGGTTGCTGAGCAACGCCGTGATCGCGCCAGTGAACAGCGTCGCGGTCACGACCTCGAAGTAGTGACGCTCGCTGCTGCCGGCGCCGAGTGCGAACCCGGCTCCGAGGACGCCGAGCAGTCCCCCGATGTTGTCCGGGAGTATCGGGATGAATCCACCGGCGAGAAACGAGAAGACGACTGTCAATACGAGCGTGAGGGTGAACGCCTCGACCGAGAAGAGACTGCCGAGACGGTCGCTGATCCGGCCCCGAATCCCGCCACCGCTGTCGGTCTGGGTGGCCGGGCCCTCTTCGACAGCCCCGACGTCCGAGCCGAACTCGGTCCCGAACTCCGAGCTGAAGTCCGACTGGACGCCTGTCTCGTCCAGCGTCGGATCGAGATCGGCACTGACGTCCCGGTCACGGGTCCGCTGATCCGTTCGCTCGGCCATACAATCCTGTCGTCTCTCCAGGGACATGGGTTTTTTCCTCGTGTTCAGGAGTGGTAGATCTCGCGCCCGTTCGAAAAGATGGTTTCAAGTCCGGGCGAGCGGTATCGAGATCCATGAACCCAGGCGATCGGATCCGCGTCGACCGCGGCGAGCAGTCCTACGACGGTGTCGTGCTGCCCTCCTCGACGCCCCAGCACCTCGTGGTGAAACTCGACAGCGGCTACAACGTCGGTGTCGACCGCGACGCTGCCGAGATCGAAATACTCGACGAAGACGTCTACGACGTCGAGAGTGCCCAGACCGAGCAGAGCCAGTCGGAGATCACCTTCGACGAAGATCTCCCGACCGTGTCGCTCATCTCCACCGGCGGCACGATCGCCTCGACGGTCGACTATCGGACCGGAGCCGTCACGGCACAGTTCGACGCCGAGGACGTTCTCCGGGCCGTGCCCGAACTCGCCGGCATGGCCAACTACCGCGGGCGCGTCGTCGCGAACATCCTCTCTGAGAACATGACGCCCGACGTCTGGCAGGATCTCGCGCAGGCAATCTACGAGGAGATCGAGGCCGGCGCGGACGGCGTCGTCGTCATGCACGGCACCGACACCATGCAGTTTTCGGCGAGCGCGATGGCGTTCATGCTCGATTCGCCCGTACCGATCGTCTTCACCGGCAGCCAGCGCTCTGCGGATCGGCCCTCCTCGGACAACGTGATGAACGCCGTCTGCGCCGTCGAGACCGCGACGAGCGACGCCGCCGAGGTCATGATCTGCATGCACGCCGACGAAAGTGACGACGCCTGTGCGCTCCACCGCGGGACCCGCGTCCGGAAGAATCACACCTCCCGCCGGGACGCCTTCGAGACCGTCGGCGCGAAACCGCTCGGAGAAGTCGACTACGACACTCGCGAGGTCTCGTTCCGCCGCGAGTATCGCGAGCGCGGCACGGTCGACCTCGCACTTCACGACGACATCGAAACCGACGTCGAACTCGTGAAGTTCACGCCCGGTTGTGATCCCGCGGTACTCGAAGTCTTCGACGACAAGGCGGGAATCGTGCTGGAGGGCACGGGATTAGGGCACGTCAACACCGACTGGATCGAGTACGTCGACGACCTCACGAGTTCGGGGACCGACGTCGTCATGACCAGCCAGTGTCTCGAAGGGCGGGTCTGTGATCGCGTCTACGATACAGGTCGTGACCTGCTCGACGCCGGCGTCATCGAAGGCGAGGACATGCTGCCCGGGACGGCCAAGGTCAAACTGATGTGGGCGCTTTCGAACGCCGAGGACATTCCCGAGACGATGGGGACGAGTCTAGCTGGCGAGATTCAGGATCGGTCTGTTCCGTGGACCTGACGCGGATCGTTCGTACTGTCTCACCAGAACGCTTCGAGTGTGCGCTCGACGAGCCGTGATTCGGCGCGCCGAAGCAGTGTCGAGGCAGTCGAGACGGCACAGTCGAGTTCACGCGCCACAGTTTCGATGTCGCCGGTCCGCGGGA
The Halapricum salinum genome window above contains:
- a CDS encoding DUF5802 family protein — encoded protein: MFEQFSRGYYLGRLYVEPQDEGSPAMCREQYEQVSTQLYAEETGVSRTDLPLVMKLGTRHFPVHGEGGVPADTLAVPPEIVDADSRIRNPPALREVFLAKADRAVQLLDIEASVPGQTGI
- the gatD gene encoding Glu-tRNA(Gln) amidotransferase subunit GatD, translated to MNPGDRIRVDRGEQSYDGVVLPSSTPQHLVVKLDSGYNVGVDRDAAEIEILDEDVYDVESAQTEQSQSEITFDEDLPTVSLISTGGTIASTVDYRTGAVTAQFDAEDVLRAVPELAGMANYRGRVVANILSENMTPDVWQDLAQAIYEEIEAGADGVVVMHGTDTMQFSASAMAFMLDSPVPIVFTGSQRSADRPSSDNVMNAVCAVETATSDAAEVMICMHADESDDACALHRGTRVRKNHTSRRDAFETVGAKPLGEVDYDTREVSFRREYRERGTVDLALHDDIETDVELVKFTPGCDPAVLEVFDDKAGIVLEGTGLGHVNTDWIEYVDDLTSSGTDVVMTSQCLEGRVCDRVYDTGRDLLDAGVIEGEDMLPGTAKVKLMWALSNAEDIPETMGTSLAGEIQDRSVPWT
- a CDS encoding ArsR family transcriptional regulator — encoded protein: MDSAELLDLLGNANRRRILRLLARKPCYVTEISEYLGVSPKAVIDHLRKLESAGLIESRVDEQRRKYFYISRGFRLEVAVSPYDFGTKSAYPASSGLDLTSCRHLSIDVEPTETSDLSALAADLRRFERLRNELSLAQRWVQGRLTDVMEQLGEAVDDGDSRLTVEILLELADGSASAQALSRRVDAPPPLVEELLRLLASRGVVERQDDEWALADV
- a CDS encoding nucleoside phosphorylase, which gives rise to MPFPNFEGKHDAQSVFTPEDLLAGVEETLPPALVVCYQDAFFREVVETYTDGNTISDVGMGDIYRVNDDVAVMGNFGIGGPATAGLVEEKSELGVEAFCILGGAGCLDPSITPDQPVVATRAIRDEGASYHYQPPEAPAEPSPALVDSLNSELGAAGHQVVTGSTWTTDAFFRETVPEVEHYTEQGVLTVEMEAATLFSVAEYVGVDAAAVFAIGDYVTADDRTVPEASLGLLPELFEPVVGTLSASVR
- a CDS encoding dipeptide epimerase, which encodes MTLETEFERYELPLAETFRISRETTQIAETVVVRVSDGENEGIGAAAPSRYYGETAETVVEILPDLLAVVEDVDDPHAAQRVERRLENTVKGNTAAKSAATTALADLAGTRLGVPLYRQWGLDPDAVPVTSYSMGVEVPETMAERARDRVDSGFKILKLKIGTDSEADRERVAAVREAVPEATIRVDANGGYDVETAVEVSGWLADLGVEFLEQPVPGGNLEGLREVHERGAIPVAADESCVDAGDVPGVAGTCDIVVGKIAKCGSPWALRRQLETATAHGLETMVGCMVESNASLAAAVHCSPLADYADLDGSLLLAEDPFVGVPFVDGRPNLADLDRPGTGVREQ
- a CDS encoding DUF1611 domain-containing protein, giving the protein MRVAILAHEQFPERAKTAVGVLRYGDQEVVAVLDRDRAGDSIREYLDEPRIPNAPIVAGVEDAPEFDALIVGIAPIGGGFEASWRPDVRGALERGCDVYAGLHYQLNEDEEFARLAAEHDCELVDVRDPPDDLTVSEARAREVDATVVLAVGTDCSTGKMTAAMELREAAREEGLDAAVVPTGQTGILIEGWGIAVDRTISDFTAGAVERMVQAVGDHDVVFVEGQGALAHPAYSAVTAGIVHGSMPEKLVLCHEAGRQAVHGYESFSLPPAEEYAALYERFADPVAESAVAAGMLNTSGIDDDQQAREAIESYAEAIDAPATDPIRFEASAVLDTLV
- a CDS encoding Vms1/Ankzf1 family peptidyl-tRNA hydrolase, translating into MLDELLGRAALKERIETLEAEKQSLEEQLEAEQRRRKEAVTDRQDAERRVNELEDRITQLEDRVERLQGEEHTLDYRRREEVSGVRLSRILDRLESIDSGPESVLTAVLTDGREIPQPVREAFGERATLVSRAAPCLAVADDAGLVSAAFDLPNSPEAFSTWSDGVELQRSWLEPTGEYTLALVRSDLFAMGVYEGGEQTAFHGFDSDLKSKHSKGGFSQSRFERIREGQIDSHLERCRAALEERPEDAPLFVVGESSVLHEVSREADATAAVDATGEPEAALDSAFDSFWTVTLYGI